The Bacteroidota bacterium genome includes the window TTCGGAATCACGAATGCCACCAGTGTGTTGGCTGTAGACTATATGGATGAAGATGCCCGTTTGGCAGCTTTGTTTGCTACCACGTCGCCTGTCGATGAACTTTATGATCACACAAAGAACATTTGCGATCGCCTGAAAGGCGCTTCGTTAGAGTCCGTTTCTCTGATCTCAATTAAAGGGCATCCGTTTGTGTTGTCTGTGCTCGAACATGACAATGGTGAGGTGGATTACGCCATCAATTTTGTCGGCTACCGTCAGGGGGCCAACTACCTGATCGATAGCCGTTTTGTGCGCGACGCCTACCAGATACAGACAAGTGTGACAGGCGAGATATTGAACTTCCAGGTGTGGTCTTATAATCCGCAATTTACCATTGCACTGGTTGAAGACATTTTAAACAACATGGAAACAGTAGGGAGCATCGGCTTTGTTAGCCGCGAAGATGATATCCCACAAATCCCTGATGTTTTTGTGGAGCGGGGAAGCTACCAGGCCGGCCAACTGGTTTTCCAGCTTCGGAAACCTGCCGGCGTAACCGAATTTATTTTTAAAGGGGAAACGACCAATATTGAGGGGGGAGAAAAGTCTGTATTTGAACGCGTGATCCCTGTAACAGGAAATGCAACAGACGAGGAGCAGGTAGAAGTTGTGTTGCCTTCCGGAGTGCTGTTTGATGCGTTGTTGACGGTGACAAACGATGCCAATACAAACGTAGATCAAATTTACATCGCAGACGGTCCATGGGGTAAAATCGAGGATGCACAGGAGGATACCGATATTGAGGTGTTCGAAATCCTGGAACAGCCGAGTTACAACCCGAGTGATGGCCGGTTTGTAATCGAGCGCGGTGCTGCGGTATCGGGTACCGTGGCTGATAGCCTGGTTGTTTTCCGGCACTTCCGCCCGGGTGGACGCGCTATTGATCTCAGTACGTTCTCGTATGTGAGTTTTACTGCTGCTGGTACGGGTACAGCCCAGCTTCGCCTGGAAGAGGCCAATGCCGCCGGCGATTTCTTTACTAAAGATATCGAACTTGAAGCGTCACCCAAAAATTACACCATCGTGTTTGAAGATTTCTCCAAACGAAACGGCCAGTCTGGTTTTCAGGGGCAGTCCACGTCGGCCATCAGTTTTTCATTCCATACGGAAGGGAGTGAACCGATGCCTGTTACGTTCACTGTGGAGTCGCTTGTGTTTGGGAAAGGGCAACCTACAAATCTGGAAACTGATGGGTTGATTCCAACGGTTTATTCGCTTGATCAGAACTACCCAAATCCGTTTAATCCCTCTACAACAATTTCATTTGGTTTGCCTGAGCCGGCTTCGGTTTCATTACAAGTATTTGATATGCTTGGCCGGCAAGTCCTGACAGCCGTGGAGCAGGACTACAATGCCGGACGCCACAAGGTGGTGCTGGATGCAAGCCGGCTTGCCAGTGGTGCGTACATCTATCGCATGCAGGCAAACAAGGAAGTGTTTACCAAAATCATGCACGTGGTGAAGTAACACGGGGTTAACCTTCGCGTGTAGCCAGGTTGTAGAGTTTTCCTGGCAAGTTGCGACCAAGGTGGGCTGCGACGCTTTGGGTGACCTGGGCAACAGCCGCAGTGTCAATACCCGTGTTGATGCCGAGCGATTCGAGGAGGTAGGCCGTGTCTTCTGTGGCGATGTTGCCGGTGGCACCCGGAATAAAAGGACATCCACCAAGTCCGCCAATCGATGTGTCGAAGTGTGAGACGCCGCATTGCAGCGCTGCTACAACATTGGCTAGCCCAAGGCCGCGCGTGTCATGGAGATGTAAGACGATGGGTATGCCTTCAGCGCAAGCCGCAACGGCTTTGAGGGTTGAGGCCATGAGGGTGGGGTTTGCCATCCCCGTAGAGTCTGCCAGCGACAGCGATTCAATCCCTTGCGAGACAAACTGACGCGTCATATCTAAAATCAACTCGATTGGTGTATCACCCGGTGTAGCGTATCCGAACACGCACTGGAATCCCATCTGTGCCTCCATGCCGGCATCTCTTGCCAGTGCAACCATTTCCAGAGCTTGCTGGATGGCATCTTCGCGCGACATGTTTGCATTGTCGAGGCTATGCTGGTTGTTGGTGGAGATGGATAAGTCCACGTGACGGAGGCCGGTTTTTGCTGCGCGTTCTACGCCTCTGGCGTTGAGCGCCAATCCGGTGAATACGGTTGAGGTGTTGTCGGGTAAATTGGCAACCAGTTCTTCGGCGTCAGCCATTTGTGGGACCCATTTCGGGTGAACAAAAGACGTGACCTGAATGCGCTGTATGCCGGCTGCCACCAGTCCGTGCAAGACCTCCAGTTTCAATGCTGTTGGGATAGGCGTAGACTCAAACTGAAAGCCATCGCGCATGCCCACTTCTGTAATGGTAGCGTGGCTGGGATAACTGCTCGTGTTCATGGGTACCTTGAATAAGAAAGGTGACTGCTGTCAACTTGCAGGCTAATTTGTTTGTTCTGCCTGCCCGTCAGGCTGCCTGCAACTTGCAAGGGGAAATCCGTATGTTATCTCAGGTTGCTACCCCAAAATGCAATAATCTGATGAATAGCCGTCCCATCATGCGTGCGCTTTATTTGATCCTGGGCACGATTTTCTGCTGTACGTTTTTCTTTAGTACGCGTGTTGTTCGTGCGCAGCAGGCAACAACCTCTGATACGCCCTTGAGCAACCGGCTGGTTTCTTACCAGATGGATGTTACGCTGAATCCTGAAGAACGATCGATTGCTGGAACGCAACGCGTCACCTGGCGCAATCCGGATGCCGTACCTGTTGATGAATTGCAGTTTCATCTGTATCTCAATGCGTTTAAAAATGAGCAAAGTACTTTTATGGTGGAGAGTGGTGGCAGCCACCGGGGCTTCACACCAGACGGCGAGAACCCGTGGGGCGGGATCGAAATCAATCAGATGGAAATTGTGCAGCGTGGCCTTACAGACGCGGCAGTACTCGAGGGCAATGCGTCTGTAGATCTTACTTCTGCCATGCGGTTTATCCAGCCCGATGACGACAATGAAGCAGATCAAACTGTCATCTCTGTACCATTGCCGGCGCCCGTAGCACCCGGTGAGACCATCACGCTCGATATTGATTTTACCTCGCAGATGCCGCAAATTTTTGCGCGCACAGGATGGGAGCGTAAAGACAATGATAGCCTGTTTTTTATGGTTGTCCAGTGGTTTCCCAAGCTCGGTGTATACGAAATACCGGGACAGCGCTATGTGCCCGATGACGCATCCCGCGGGAAGTGGAGTACCCACCAATTTCATGCAAACAGTGAGTTCTACGCCGACTTTGGTACCTACGATGTAACCATCACAACGCCGGCAACCTACGAGGTTGGCGCTTCTGGTGTACTTATTGACGAGACCATTGCATCAGGGCAGCGGACTGTAACCTACAAGGCGGAAGATGTCCATGATTTTGCCTGGACAGCCAGCGGTGATTACCTGGTTTTCGAAGATAGCTGGAATCATGTCAGCCTTCGCCTTATGCTGCAGCCCGAACACCGCGGGCAAGTTGAGCGCCATTTCGACGCGGCAAAAATAAGCCTGGAATATTTTGAGAAATGGGTGGGCCCATATCCCTACACCACGCTGACACTGGTGGATGGCATTGGCGGAAGCAACGGTATGGAGTATCCAACGCTCATCACCTGTGGCACTGCCTACCTGTTACCCGAGTGGGTGCGGTTGTTGGAGTTGGTGACGATACATGAGTTTGGACACCAGTACTTCTATGGGATGTTGGCCAGCAATGAGGCTGAAGAAGCCTGGTTGGATGAAGGGCTTAATTCGTACATCGAAATGCGCATCATGGATGAGGTGTATGGCAATGGCGGTGTTATTGACTTTCCCTGGTTAAAGGTTGCAGATCGGGATGTGCAGCGGCTCTCGTACATTGCCAATCGGCCCGAGCGGGGTCCTATCTACAAGCGGTCTTGGGAGTACGAATTCAGAAGTGACTACGGTAAGGCAAGCTATGCGAAGCCGGCCATTGTGATGAAAACGCTCGAGAATTACCTGGGGTGGGATGTGATGGAAGAGGTGATGAAAACCTATTACAATGCGTGGAGATTCCGCCATCCTACTACAGAGGATTTTATTGACGTAGTAGAAAAGGTGTCGGGCCAGTCATTGGACTGGTTCTTTCGCCAGTA containing:
- a CDS encoding hydroxymethylglutaryl-CoA lyase is translated as MNTSSYPSHATITEVGMRDGFQFESTPIPTALKLEVLHGLVAAGIQRIQVTSFVHPKWVPQMADAEELVANLPDNTSTVFTGLALNARGVERAAKTGLRHVDLSISTNNQHSLDNANMSREDAIQQALEMVALARDAGMEAQMGFQCVFGYATPGDTPIELILDMTRQFVSQGIESLSLADSTGMANPTLMASTLKAVAACAEGIPIVLHLHDTRGLGLANVVAALQCGVSHFDTSIGGLGGCPFIPGATGNIATEDTAYLLESLGINTGIDTAAVAQVTQSVAAHLGRNLPGKLYNLATREG
- a CDS encoding M1 family metallopeptidase is translated as MNSRPIMRALYLILGTIFCCTFFFSTRVVRAQQATTSDTPLSNRLVSYQMDVTLNPEERSIAGTQRVTWRNPDAVPVDELQFHLYLNAFKNEQSTFMVESGGSHRGFTPDGENPWGGIEINQMEIVQRGLTDAAVLEGNASVDLTSAMRFIQPDDDNEADQTVISVPLPAPVAPGETITLDIDFTSQMPQIFARTGWERKDNDSLFFMVVQWFPKLGVYEIPGQRYVPDDASRGKWSTHQFHANSEFYADFGTYDVTITTPATYEVGASGVLIDETIASGQRTVTYKAEDVHDFAWTASGDYLVFEDSWNHVSLRLMLQPEHRGQVERHFDAAKISLEYFEKWVGPYPYTTLTLVDGIGGSNGMEYPTLITCGTAYLLPEWVRLLELVTIHEFGHQYFYGMLASNEAEEAWLDEGLNSYIEMRIMDEVYGNGGVIDFPWLKVADRDVQRLSYIANRPERGPIYKRSWEYEFRSDYGKASYAKPAIVMKTLENYLGWDVMEEVMKTYYNAWRFRHPTTEDFIDVVEKVSGQSLDWFFRQYVYGTEVVDYKVADITVVPDEVSDTVVNQVHLTRDADGVFPQEIEVVFDNGVVETVEWSGEELEKTITFARPAAIEEVHLDPDNKVLLDINQLDNRLRVNPESRFARLQTANVIVWLQQLFNVAGALF